The following are from one region of the Myxococcales bacterium genome:
- a CDS encoding isoaspartyl peptidase/L-asparaginase: MTTAMAPRLLIHGGAGNLDPATARADEARPALAAALRAGFAVLERGGRALDAVQTAVVVLEDSGLFSAGKGACEDAAGDVTLDAAIMDGVSRAGGAVASVAGVRNAIVGARRVLEHTPHVLLVGAGAESFLREHQVPFAPRSYFQPAYAAAAPRHGTVGAVALDAQGHLAAATSTGGILGKRPGRVGDSPILGAGTYADETCAVSATGQGEFFLRSVFAFRVARDVAAGRDVGEALRAGLADVQTLGGRGGALVLAADGRWGMHLTTPGMFRGVLGAGQAPQVAVWDEALGPV; the protein is encoded by the coding sequence GTGACGACAGCGATGGCCCCTCGCCTTTTGATCCACGGTGGTGCCGGCAACCTCGACCCCGCCACCGCCCGTGCCGACGAGGCGCGGCCCGCGTTGGCGGCGGCCCTGCGGGCGGGGTTCGCGGTGCTGGAGCGAGGCGGCCGCGCGCTCGATGCGGTGCAGACCGCCGTGGTGGTGCTGGAAGACAGCGGCCTCTTCAGCGCGGGCAAGGGCGCCTGCGAGGACGCGGCGGGCGACGTGACGCTGGACGCGGCGATCATGGACGGCGTGAGCCGCGCGGGCGGCGCCGTGGCCAGCGTGGCGGGCGTGCGGAACGCCATCGTGGGGGCGCGCAGGGTCCTCGAGCACACGCCTCACGTGTTGCTCGTGGGGGCAGGTGCCGAGTCGTTTTTGCGGGAGCACCAGGTGCCGTTCGCGCCGCGGAGCTACTTTCAGCCAGCTTACGCCGCCGCGGCCCCACGCCACGGGACGGTGGGCGCCGTGGCCCTCGATGCCCAGGGCCATCTGGCGGCCGCCACGTCGACAGGAGGCATCCTGGGCAAACGGCCGGGGCGCGTGGGCGACTCTCCGATCCTCGGGGCGGGCACCTACGCCGACGAGACCTGCGCCGTATCGGCCACGGGGCAAGGCGAGTTCTTCCTGCGCAGCGTGTTTGCGTTCCGGGTGGCGAGGGACGTGGCGGCGGGACGGGACGTGGGCGAGGCGCTCCGTGCGGGGCTGGCCGACGTGCAGACGCTGGGCGGCCGCGGGGGCGCCCTGGTGCTGGCCGCCGATGGGCGCTGGGGCATGCACCTCACCACGCCGGGCATGTTCCGCGGGGTGCTGGGCGCTGGGCAGGCCCCGCAGGTGGCGGTCTGGGACGAGGCGCTCGGCCCTGTCTAG
- a CDS encoding CusA/CzcA family heavy metal efflux RND transporter, translating into MLNALVAFSIRRRFVILAFTAVFVALGLRAFSRLPIDAVPDLTNVQVQVLTSAPSLAPLDVERLVTVPVEQALTGMPRVQEIRSLSRFGTSAVTVVFDDDTDPFFARQLVSERLPRMRDNVPSAYGTPELGPMTTGLGEIYQFELRGTGTSAMELRALLDWTIAPRLRMVPGVVEVNTSGGELKTYEVSVDPDRLVVFGVSLQDLLSALTRNNRSVGGGAILRGPEGLLVRGDALVQSTQEMGRILVAHRKGIPVTVDQLGTVRLAPMLRQGATTRDARGEIVAGTAMMLQGENSRVVARAVAAEVARINQTLPAGIRLEAFYDRTALVNQTIRTVARNLIEGGLLVVALLFIMLRNLRAGLIAAAMIPLSMLAAFIGMRQMGLSGNLMSLGAIDFGLVVDGGIILLENAVLHLSEATQRLGRSLTRAERDEIVQQAAVEVRSATLFGELIIALVYVPILALEGVEGKLFAPMALTVLFALAGAFVLSLTFVPALAALLLGRHEHDKPSPVVEAARKLYAPALTRTLDHPVRVGGVAAAALVVGVFVARGLGTEFVPTLDEGALVIEVNRLPSTSLEESIRQGLLIEAALATFPEVQTVVTKTGRPEIANDPMGVEQSDVFVMLRPRDEWPRARSREDLVTEVEAALREAAPGAAMGFSQPIEMRTNELISGVRSDFAVKLYGEDLSVLGRFGAQIGRLLSGLEGAADVRVDRVAGLPALEVTVDREAIARRGVDADDVMAAVQIVGGTTVGFVLEGRRRFALRVRLAPEARNDLDALRRLPIRTPGGGFALLEELASVEITDEPLLVNREGNQRRLVVQANVRGRDLGGFADEAQAQLAASLSLPPGYHIELGGQFDNLRRAKARLAIVVPLALVLIFGLLYATFGAVRPAALIFINVPFAAVGGIFALALVGLPFSISAGVGFIALFGVAVLNGLVLVSQIRHQSDTGHDPHTAAREGALRRLRPVLTTALVASLGFLPMAVASGAGAEVQRPLATVVIGGLVTSTLLTLLVLPTLHVRFGAARRRPEGAAGGA; encoded by the coding sequence GTGCTGAACGCCCTCGTGGCTTTCAGCATTCGCCGGCGCTTCGTCATCTTGGCCTTCACGGCGGTGTTCGTGGCCCTGGGCCTGCGGGCCTTCTCCCGCTTACCGATCGACGCCGTGCCCGATCTCACCAACGTGCAGGTCCAGGTGCTCACGAGCGCCCCGTCGCTCGCGCCGCTCGACGTCGAGCGCCTGGTCACCGTGCCCGTGGAGCAGGCGCTCACGGGCATGCCGCGGGTGCAGGAGATTCGCAGCCTTTCTCGCTTCGGCACCTCGGCCGTCACGGTGGTGTTCGACGACGACACCGATCCCTTCTTCGCCCGTCAGCTCGTGAGCGAGAGGCTGCCGCGCATGCGGGACAACGTGCCCTCGGCCTACGGCACGCCCGAGCTCGGCCCCATGACCACCGGGCTCGGCGAGATCTATCAGTTCGAGCTGCGCGGCACGGGCACCTCGGCGATGGAGCTGCGTGCCCTGCTCGACTGGACGATCGCGCCCCGTTTGCGCATGGTTCCTGGCGTGGTGGAGGTGAACACCTCCGGGGGCGAGCTCAAGACCTACGAGGTGTCCGTGGATCCCGATCGCCTGGTGGTCTTCGGCGTGTCTCTGCAGGATCTCCTCTCGGCGCTCACGCGCAACAACCGCAGCGTGGGGGGCGGGGCCATCCTGCGCGGGCCCGAAGGGCTGCTCGTCCGGGGCGATGCGCTCGTCCAATCCACCCAGGAGATGGGGCGCATCCTCGTGGCCCACCGCAAAGGTATCCCTGTCACCGTCGACCAGCTGGGCACCGTGCGCCTCGCGCCCATGTTGAGGCAGGGCGCCACCACACGGGATGCGCGGGGCGAGATCGTGGCGGGAACCGCCATGATGCTCCAGGGAGAAAACTCACGCGTGGTGGCGCGGGCCGTGGCGGCCGAGGTCGCGCGGATAAACCAGACCCTGCCCGCAGGCATTCGCCTCGAGGCCTTCTACGATCGCACGGCGCTCGTCAACCAGACCATCCGCACGGTGGCCCGCAACCTCATCGAAGGGGGCCTGCTCGTGGTGGCGCTGCTCTTCATCATGCTGCGGAACCTGCGCGCGGGCCTCATCGCGGCCGCCATGATCCCGCTGTCGATGTTGGCCGCGTTCATCGGCATGCGGCAGATGGGCCTCTCGGGCAATCTCATGTCCCTGGGCGCCATCGACTTTGGTCTGGTGGTGGATGGCGGGATCATCCTGCTCGAAAACGCCGTGCTGCACCTGTCCGAGGCCACCCAGCGCCTCGGCCGCAGCTTGACGCGCGCCGAACGTGACGAGATCGTGCAGCAAGCCGCCGTCGAGGTGCGCTCGGCCACGCTCTTCGGTGAGCTCATCATCGCGCTCGTGTACGTGCCCATCCTCGCGCTCGAGGGTGTGGAGGGCAAGCTCTTCGCGCCCATGGCGCTCACCGTGCTTTTCGCCCTGGCGGGGGCGTTCGTGCTCTCGCTCACCTTCGTGCCGGCGCTTGCCGCTTTGCTGCTGGGGCGACACGAACACGACAAGCCGAGCCCCGTCGTGGAGGCGGCACGCAAGCTCTACGCCCCCGCGCTCACGCGCACGCTCGACCACCCCGTACGGGTGGGGGGCGTGGCGGCGGCCGCTCTCGTCGTGGGGGTCTTCGTCGCGCGAGGTCTCGGCACCGAATTCGTGCCGACGCTCGACGAAGGCGCGCTCGTCATCGAGGTCAACCGCCTGCCGTCCACCTCGCTCGAGGAGTCGATCCGCCAGGGCCTGCTCATCGAGGCCGCCCTGGCCACGTTCCCCGAGGTGCAGACCGTGGTCACTAAGACCGGGCGGCCCGAGATCGCCAACGATCCGATGGGCGTCGAACAATCCGATGTGTTCGTGATGTTGAGGCCGCGCGACGAATGGCCCCGCGCCCGCTCCCGCGAAGATCTCGTGACGGAGGTCGAAGCGGCTCTCCGCGAGGCGGCCCCCGGCGCCGCCATGGGATTTTCGCAGCCCATCGAGATGCGCACGAACGAGCTCATCTCGGGGGTGCGCTCGGACTTCGCGGTCAAGCTCTACGGCGAAGACCTGAGTGTCCTCGGCCGCTTCGGTGCCCAGATCGGCCGCCTCCTCTCCGGGCTCGAAGGCGCGGCCGACGTGCGGGTGGATCGGGTGGCCGGTCTGCCCGCGCTCGAGGTCACGGTGGATCGCGAAGCCATCGCCCGCCGCGGGGTCGACGCCGATGACGTGATGGCCGCCGTGCAAATCGTCGGCGGCACAACGGTGGGCTTCGTGCTCGAAGGGCGCCGGCGCTTCGCCTTGCGGGTACGGCTCGCGCCCGAGGCCCGCAACGACCTCGACGCCCTTCGCCGCCTGCCCATCCGCACCCCCGGGGGAGGCTTTGCTCTGCTCGAGGAGCTGGCCAGCGTGGAAATCACCGACGAGCCCCTGCTGGTCAACCGAGAAGGCAACCAGCGCCGCCTCGTCGTCCAGGCCAACGTGCGGGGCCGCGACCTCGGGGGCTTCGCCGACGAAGCGCAGGCCCAGCTGGCCGCGTCCCTCTCGCTGCCGCCCGGTTATCACATCGAGCTCGGCGGCCAATTCGATAACTTGCGGCGTGCGAAGGCCCGACTGGCCATCGTGGTTCCCCTGGCGCTCGTGCTCATCTTTGGCCTGCTTTACGCCACCTTCGGCGCCGTGCGGCCCGCGGCGCTCATCTTCATCAACGTGCCCTTCGCGGCGGTGGGGGGGATCTTCGCGCTGGCCCTCGTGGGCCTGCCGTTCTCGATTTCGGCCGGGGTGGGTTTCATCGCGCTCTTCGGCGTGGCGGTGCTCAACGGCCTGGTGCTCGTGTCGCAGATACGCCACCAAAGCGACACGGGGCACGACCCTCACACCGCAGCCCGCGAGGGTGCCCTGCGCCGCCTGCGGCCCGTGCTCACCACGGCCCTCGTGGCTTCGCTTGGCTTTTTGCCCATGGCGGTTGCCTCGGGCGCCGGCGCCGAAGTGCAACGCCCCCTGGCCACCGTGGTCATCGGAGGCCTGGTCACGTCCACGCTGCTTACGCTCTTGGTGCTGCCCACCCTGCACGTGCGCTTCGGAGCCGCCCGCCGCCGACCGGAGGGCGCCGCGGGCGGTGCCTAG
- a CDS encoding efflux RND transporter periplasmic adaptor subunit, with the protein MSPSPHRLRSWSLGRPRVVFGLACGTFLGSLLPSPPARAETPVLDRDAVERLVATSPAAFVIETAVGEARAARIGQGLWLTQNPELEGYFGPRDLGGAGQGTDVGLALSVPVSVSFARSRRVRLAEAGVRLAEAQAAEALWQYRYGTLDVWLQAEAAVARIALAQTRLALDARLLEVAEVRRRAGVVGEAEVALARAVVAEARAALGLAEAALASQRGALLGRLGRPTLDVAFSGTLPLPDAPPLPVLLAPLSRRPDVVRLQVAQDVLQAEQALQSQLAIPVPRVFAEAAQEANDRFTHVGLTLPLPFQRNQTARALVAARLATGAAEQGALHAEAEASVRGAHARWQASKAAYDDLAGAREDLERGRCPHHPCLRTRASAPGGGVARAAGGERRPRGHAFGPHRSRPRPPRARTGRLSRGRRSSMIVHRHHVLGLAVLLMLACREPPPAPAPPPPASEPTAVTLSAKAAQNAGIEVTALAPQAFSPRLALAATVVGDPRFIAQVGARVPGRVVAIRVALGDEVRKGQPLLDIESIDIHEATLKYLTATARLGAAEDALARQRLLVDEGVGPEAELRRAQADFAAVKAAVDEAEEHLRFLGLSPKSVRDLVDHEASAAHAGTVRAPISGRVTQLDVSVGQVLTGSEAVLTVADTKRIWASLRAYERDLRFIDKGHKVEVQVASQPGRTYEGRIDFVSDLVDPLTRTTEVRVPLDNAEGRLRPGTSATAWVALPTDPEALWVPEAAVQVVMGRASVFLRTKSGTYEPRAVEASPPQGGFRRLLSGVKPGDLVVTAGAFALRGELERALIMDEG; encoded by the coding sequence TTGTCCCCGTCGCCTCATCGTCTCCGCTCCTGGTCCCTCGGGCGCCCGCGCGTCGTCTTCGGCTTGGCGTGCGGCACGTTCTTGGGCAGCCTGCTGCCAAGCCCGCCCGCGCGGGCCGAAACGCCGGTGCTCGATCGGGACGCCGTGGAGCGGCTCGTGGCCACCTCGCCCGCGGCCTTCGTCATCGAGACGGCCGTGGGCGAAGCCCGGGCCGCGCGCATAGGCCAGGGGCTCTGGCTCACCCAGAACCCCGAACTCGAAGGCTACTTCGGCCCCCGCGACCTCGGGGGCGCGGGGCAGGGCACCGACGTGGGCCTTGCGCTCTCTGTGCCGGTCAGCGTCTCGTTTGCCCGCAGCCGGCGGGTGCGCCTCGCAGAGGCGGGCGTGCGCCTGGCCGAGGCCCAGGCCGCCGAGGCCCTGTGGCAGTACCGCTACGGCACGCTCGACGTGTGGTTGCAGGCCGAGGCGGCCGTGGCCCGGATCGCGCTCGCGCAGACCCGGCTTGCGCTCGACGCACGCCTGTTGGAGGTGGCCGAGGTGCGCCGCCGGGCCGGGGTGGTGGGCGAAGCCGAAGTGGCCCTGGCCCGGGCCGTGGTGGCCGAAGCCCGCGCCGCCCTGGGCCTGGCCGAAGCGGCCTTGGCGTCCCAGCGGGGCGCGCTGCTCGGCCGCCTGGGACGTCCCACGCTCGACGTGGCGTTTTCGGGCACGTTACCCCTGCCGGATGCACCCCCGCTGCCCGTGCTGCTCGCGCCCCTGTCCCGCCGCCCCGACGTGGTGCGCCTGCAGGTGGCGCAAGACGTGCTGCAGGCCGAGCAGGCGCTGCAGTCCCAGCTGGCCATTCCCGTGCCCCGCGTGTTCGCAGAGGCTGCCCAGGAAGCCAACGATCGTTTTACCCACGTGGGGCTCACGCTGCCCTTGCCCTTCCAGCGCAACCAAACCGCCCGCGCGCTCGTGGCCGCGCGGCTCGCCACGGGCGCGGCCGAGCAGGGGGCGCTGCACGCCGAAGCCGAAGCGAGCGTGCGGGGCGCCCACGCGCGCTGGCAAGCGTCCAAGGCCGCGTACGATGATCTTGCGGGCGCGCGCGAGGATCTCGAGCGAGGCCGTTGCCCTCACCACCCGTGCCTACGAACTCGGGCAAGCGCCCCTGGCGGAGGTGTTGCTCGCGCGGCGGGAGGGGAGCGCCGTCCGCGAGGCCACGCTTTTGGCCCTCACCGAAGCCGCCCGCGCCCGCCTCGCGCTCGAACAGGCCGCCTATCCCGCGGCCGCAGGAGCTCCATGATCGTTCACCGTCACCACGTCCTCGGGCTCGCCGTCCTGCTCATGCTGGCATGCCGCGAGCCGCCGCCCGCTCCGGCGCCCCCCCCGCCCGCCTCCGAGCCCACCGCCGTCACCCTCAGCGCAAAGGCCGCGCAGAACGCAGGCATCGAGGTCACCGCTTTGGCCCCGCAGGCGTTCTCCCCGCGGCTCGCGCTGGCGGCCACCGTGGTGGGAGACCCCCGTTTCATCGCGCAGGTGGGCGCGCGCGTGCCCGGGCGCGTGGTGGCGATTCGGGTGGCGCTCGGCGACGAGGTTCGCAAGGGCCAGCCCCTGCTCGACATCGAGAGCATCGACATCCACGAAGCCACCCTCAAGTACCTCACGGCCACGGCGCGGCTCGGGGCCGCCGAAGACGCGCTCGCGCGGCAGCGCTTGCTCGTCGACGAAGGCGTGGGGCCCGAAGCCGAGCTGCGCCGCGCCCAGGCCGATTTCGCCGCGGTCAAAGCGGCGGTCGACGAAGCCGAGGAGCACCTGCGTTTTTTGGGCTTGAGCCCAAAGTCCGTCCGTGACCTCGTGGACCACGAAGCCAGCGCCGCGCACGCCGGTACGGTTCGTGCCCCGATCAGCGGCCGTGTCACCCAGCTCGACGTCTCCGTGGGGCAAGTGCTCACCGGAAGCGAGGCGGTCCTCACCGTCGCGGACACGAAGCGGATCTGGGCGAGCCTGCGCGCCTACGAGCGGGACCTGCGCTTCATCGACAAAGGTCACAAGGTCGAGGTGCAGGTGGCCAGCCAGCCCGGCCGCACCTACGAGGGCCGCATCGACTTCGTCAGCGATCTGGTGGATCCGCTGACCCGCACCACCGAGGTCCGCGTGCCGCTCGACAACGCCGAGGGGCGTCTGCGCCCCGGCACCTCGGCCACCGCCTGGGTGGCCCTGCCCACGGATCCCGAGGCCCTGTGGGTGCCCGAAGCCGCCGTTCAAGTCGTCATGGGCCGTGCCTCCGTCTTCCTGCGCACGAAGAGCGGCACCTACGAGCCCCGGGCCGTCGAAGCCTCCCCCCCGCAAGGAGGGTTCCGACGCCTGCTGTCCGGTGTGAAGCCTGGTGACCTGGTGGTGACGGCCGGCGCGTTTGCGCTGCGGGGTGAGCTCGAACGTGCCCTGATCATGGACGAAGGATGA
- the cobA gene encoding uroporphyrinogen-III C-methyltransferase, with the protein MSVGRVTLVGAGPGDPELLTVRAVKRLAEADLVLYDALSSPEARQLAPEARWFFVGKRAGRHSMGQDTINRLIVREAQRGRHVVRLKSGDPFVLGRGGEEVLALIAAGIPFEVVPGVTSAIAAPELAGIPVTHRGLAPGFVVVSGHAEAAYAGILDSLAPEAATVIVLMGLAARAEITRRLLARGWPAHTPAAVLVGATTPAAWRWTGPLVSLPAVELPEPPPAPPGYGLLPRAPGILVIGPVVGLAETFAPSSPVTD; encoded by the coding sequence GTGAGCGTGGGGCGGGTCACCCTGGTGGGGGCGGGCCCGGGCGATCCCGAATTGCTCACCGTGCGTGCCGTCAAGCGGCTCGCCGAAGCCGATTTGGTGCTTTACGATGCGCTGTCGTCGCCCGAGGCGCGGCAGCTGGCGCCGGAGGCACGCTGGTTCTTCGTGGGCAAACGGGCGGGGCGGCATTCCATGGGCCAGGACACCATCAACCGCCTGATCGTGCGTGAGGCCCAGCGGGGACGTCACGTGGTGCGCCTCAAAAGCGGCGATCCCTTCGTGCTCGGGCGTGGGGGTGAAGAGGTGCTGGCGCTCATCGCGGCGGGTATTCCCTTCGAGGTGGTGCCCGGTGTGACAAGCGCGATCGCGGCGCCGGAGCTTGCCGGCATCCCCGTGACGCACAGGGGCCTCGCCCCGGGCTTCGTCGTGGTTTCAGGCCACGCCGAAGCGGCCTACGCGGGCATCCTGGATAGCTTGGCTCCCGAGGCGGCCACCGTGATCGTGCTCATGGGCCTTGCCGCCCGGGCCGAGATCACGCGGCGACTGCTGGCCCGGGGGTGGCCGGCGCACACCCCGGCCGCGGTGCTCGTGGGGGCTACGACGCCCGCGGCTTGGCGGTGGACGGGCCCGCTCGTCTCGCTGCCCGCGGTGGAGCTGCCCGAGCCCCCTCCGGCGCCGCCTGGGTACGGCTTGCTGCCGCGGGCGCCAGGGATTCTCGTGATAGGCCCCGTCGTGGGGCTCGCCGAAACCTTTGCGCCGTCCTCACCTGTGACCGATTGA